One segment of Anatilimnocola aggregata DNA contains the following:
- a CDS encoding Gfo/Idh/MocA family protein: MPLPLSRRSILRCAAAGAIALAAPAVHGQKVKQRIKIAQIGTGHAHASKLGVYRASDEYEVVGICEPDEQERGRAEKSVVYKDLPWMTTEQLLNIPDLQAVLVETKVRDSLNAAALAIAAGKHVHLDKPAGESLPYYRQILKQAEEKKLLVQMGYMFRYNPAVVLMRKFIAAGWLGELFEVHTVMSKVVGGSERDNLAQYPGGIMFELGCHVIDLVVSTLGKPTTVRSVARHVAKREDQLLDNMLAVFEYQSAIASVKSSAVEVDGGSRRHFTVCGTSGSFHIQPLDAPNVRYTLERDQGEYKKGTHEIKIGGYPRYYGDAADMAAIIRGEKSSDYSYAHDLAVQEAVLLASGVRTS, encoded by the coding sequence ATGCCTCTCCCGCTCTCACGTCGCTCAATCTTGCGGTGCGCCGCTGCGGGGGCAATTGCACTAGCCGCACCGGCCGTTCATGGTCAGAAAGTAAAGCAGCGAATCAAGATTGCCCAGATCGGCACCGGTCATGCCCACGCCAGCAAGCTGGGCGTGTACCGCGCGTCGGACGAGTATGAAGTCGTCGGCATTTGCGAGCCCGATGAACAGGAACGGGGCCGCGCCGAAAAGTCGGTCGTCTATAAAGACCTTCCCTGGATGACCACCGAGCAGTTACTGAATATCCCCGATCTGCAGGCAGTTTTAGTTGAGACCAAAGTGCGCGACTCGCTCAACGCGGCTGCTCTGGCTATCGCGGCTGGCAAGCATGTTCATCTCGATAAGCCCGCTGGAGAGTCGCTGCCGTATTATCGACAGATTCTGAAACAGGCCGAAGAAAAGAAGCTGCTGGTCCAGATGGGCTACATGTTTCGCTACAACCCAGCTGTCGTGTTGATGAGGAAGTTCATCGCTGCAGGCTGGCTGGGCGAACTCTTCGAAGTTCACACTGTGATGAGCAAAGTCGTTGGTGGCAGCGAGCGGGATAATCTCGCCCAGTATCCGGGCGGGATCATGTTCGAACTCGGCTGCCATGTTATCGATTTGGTCGTGAGCACGTTGGGCAAGCCCACAACTGTGCGATCGGTCGCCCGGCACGTTGCGAAGCGCGAGGATCAACTGCTCGACAACATGTTGGCCGTTTTCGAGTACCAGAGCGCCATCGCATCGGTTAAGTCGTCGGCAGTGGAAGTCGATGGTGGTTCGCGCCGCCACTTTACCGTTTGCGGTACAAGTGGCTCGTTCCATATTCAGCCGCTCGATGCACCGAATGTTCGCTACACACTTGAACGCGACCAGGGTGAATACAAGAAGGGAACGCACGAGATCAAGATCGGCGGCTACCCTCGCTACTATGGCGATGCTGCCGATATGGCCGCCATCATCCGCGGCGAAAAGTCCAGCGACTATTCGTACGCGCACGATTTGGCCGTGCAAGAAGCCGTTTTACTCGCCAGCGGCGTTCGTACTTCCTAG
- the tdh gene encoding L-threonine 3-dehydrogenase, with protein MNARFPETMPALRKLYDKPGLWLQEDTPLPRIGPREVLIAVTHAGICGTDRHIYEWDAWSKSRVAVGITTGHEFVGHVVELGSAVTRAQIGQRVSAEGHIGCGVCQPCRTGNGHICERVDILGIDCNGCFATYVAVPEENVWPVHPKIPNHIAAVFDPLGNAVHTVMAAGVSGRSVLITGVGIIGLMAVTVARAAGAGLILVTDRDKRRLAIAKKIGADHVFEAGDDTWPAQARQLTHDQGPEVLLEMSGHPKAIRQGFTALRNGGTAALLGLPAEPVALDLPNDIIFKGATVLGINGRRMFETWYQMENLLLSGRLELDDIVTHTLPMREFEKGFQLMQSGEGIKVVLEMPETDVGAASGTLETVAAS; from the coding sequence ATGAACGCCCGCTTTCCGGAAACGATGCCTGCGCTTCGCAAATTGTATGACAAGCCCGGTTTGTGGCTGCAGGAGGACACACCCCTGCCGCGAATCGGGCCACGCGAAGTGCTGATTGCCGTGACCCACGCCGGCATCTGCGGAACCGACAGGCATATTTACGAATGGGATGCCTGGAGCAAGAGTCGCGTAGCGGTGGGCATTACCACCGGGCACGAGTTCGTCGGCCATGTGGTGGAGCTTGGCTCTGCCGTGACTCGGGCTCAGATCGGCCAGCGCGTCAGTGCTGAAGGACACATCGGCTGCGGAGTTTGCCAGCCTTGTCGTACGGGAAACGGCCACATTTGTGAGCGGGTCGATATTCTCGGCATTGATTGCAACGGCTGCTTTGCGACCTATGTCGCGGTGCCGGAAGAAAATGTGTGGCCCGTTCATCCCAAGATTCCCAACCACATCGCCGCGGTCTTCGATCCGCTGGGCAACGCCGTTCACACCGTGATGGCCGCCGGCGTGAGTGGTCGCAGCGTGCTGATCACCGGCGTCGGCATCATTGGCCTGATGGCGGTGACTGTGGCTCGCGCAGCGGGCGCGGGATTAATCCTCGTAACGGACCGCGATAAACGCCGCCTCGCCATCGCCAAGAAGATCGGTGCTGATCACGTCTTTGAAGCGGGTGATGACACCTGGCCCGCGCAGGCGCGGCAACTGACCCACGACCAAGGGCCCGAAGTGCTGCTCGAAATGAGCGGGCACCCGAAAGCCATTCGTCAGGGTTTCACTGCGCTACGCAACGGCGGCACCGCGGCCCTGCTCGGTCTGCCCGCAGAACCGGTCGCGCTCGACTTGCCGAACGACATCATTTTTAAAGGCGCGACCGTGCTCGGCATCAATGGCCGGCGAATGTTCGAAACCTGGTATCAAATGGAAAACCTGCTCCTCAGCGGGCGGTTGGAACTCGACGACATCGTCACTCACACGCTGCCGATGCGCGAGTTCGAGAAGGGCTTTCAATTGATGCAGTCAGGCGAGGGGATCAAGGTAGTCCTCGAAATGCCTGAGACCGACGTTGGTGCCGCGAGTGGAACTTTGGAAACGGTGGCCGCAAGTTAG